Genomic window (Chionomys nivalis chromosome 7, mChiNiv1.1, whole genome shotgun sequence):
GAGGTACTGatccaaaggaaggaaggaaggaaggaaggaaggaaggaaggaaggaaggaaggaaggaagacaggctagggaggtggcttagtggttaagaatgttttctgcttttgcagaggatggggggttctatccccagtacccacatcaggtaaCTCACaccctcctgtaactccagctccagagaacccCACACTGtattctggcctcttcaggcacctgtacacatatgtacatacatacatgtccactcatacacacacagataagtAAAATAGTACTTAAAATTTAATGAAGGGGCAGTTCCAGAAAGAATGAGAGATAGAAATCTTGCTCCCCCGTTTGAAGTGGCTCTGAGGCTACCTGAATCTCCTCTGCACCTTTGCAAGAATGATCCTTACTAATGGACCTTTGAGGTCCTGAgacaataatctttaaaaaagagatcaCAAAAGAGAACTTCAGTGGACAGGAACCAGTAAACTGTGACAATAGCAACAGCTGAGTTCAAGGGTCAACGTCTGGGAATAATTGGGAAAGTTTTGTGCTGACAGCTGTGTGCCTGGGGTTGAACATCATAGCCAAACCAGCTCACGAACTGCTGGCTCAGTATCCAGCAACAGCTGAGCTGTGATAGCAGACAGGGTCCCTAGAGGCCTAAGCTGAGCCTTGGGGCTTCCCAATAATGTGACCTTAGTCAAGTCActcaggaaagggaaagggaaaaccGGCTTCTGCAGAGTAAGTGCAATCTCTTTCCACAGATGAGGTAAGTCATCGCAACAGGTTATGAGAAGCCCCGATGGCAAATGTGGGCTTCACGGCTGTACAGCTGGGGAGTGGGAAAGGAGCATCAGGACCAGAAGTTCCCAGTTCACGTCTTGCAGTCTTTCCTCGAGCTTTAGCTGCTGCCTCCTCGGTCAAACAGGTGACAACAGGCATACCTTGGGGCTGAGGTTCCACTCACAGCAGCAAACAATAACTCACCTCAAACACTAGAGGAATATTGGAAGTTCTAATCCCTCCCTGCTTTATAGCAACCTGGGTGGCCATATTCCTGGAAATGTAGCCATGTTACGTTTGCACTGCCATATCAGGTTTGTGGGCGAAGGACCCAGAATTTACTTCCTCCCTACCCTGCTTCCCTGCTCGTTTCCATTTCTCAGTAGAGCCAggcccctcttctcctccctgggACTTGGCAGACAGGCTGACATCAGTGGGTGTTCCCTGGGAAAAGCGGGCGGGCGCAGTTCCTAGCACCGCTTCCCTCAGACCCCTGCCTCAGAAACCAAGCAAGGCGTCTGGAGGCCTTTGGAGCAACCAGCCGCCTCCCTCTTCCCCAGGTCTGGGATGGCAGCTGGTCCCCACACATGGCGTGAGAAGAAGGAAGCGACTTGAATCCCTCAGCTGATGCTGGGAGTTAGTACCCGGCGAGAAGTGAAACCCGGGTTCTGGGGTTACAGGGGAGCTGTCCAGCCCCACAGACCCAGCTGGAAGGAAGAGTGGGCCAAGGCGCGCCAGGCGGAGCGAGGCTCGGGCGCCAGGCGCGGGTGCGGCAGTGACTCCCCCTGCAGCCCGCCCCCCACGTGGCCGCCGCCGTCCCAGCCCCTCCGAGGAAGCGGCGCGGCTTCCTGCGGCTCGGGCCGGGGATATAGGCTCCCCCGCCCGGGCCAGCTCAGCTCCAGCGCCCCTCCTCGCCTTCTCGCCCAAGGCGCGATGGCCCGGTTCCTGGAGGAGCGCGCCCCGGGTGGATCGCAGCTCGCTAGGATCCGCGCCGGGCGGCCGGCAGCGCTCCGCCTCCCtccgctgctgctgcttctgctgttgCTGGGCGGTGAGCGCAACACCGGGGGCCCGGGTGGGAGACGAGGGAGGTCCGGGAGGGGAAGGGGCCTGGACTACCGAGGCCAGCACGGGACCACCATGCGAGTACCAACCGACGTGCGGAGGGAGCAGCTCTGACCTGCAGATGGGCCCTGAGCACAACTCCCGATTGGCAAAGGACGGCGCTTTCCTTTTAAGGAAAGCTGGGGTTCCTGCCAGGGCCTGGCGGAGAGGTCTTGGGAGGTCCAGGACTGACAAGAAAGGAGAGGGCTTTGGGCCCGGGGTACGAGTGGGGCGCAGCTGGTACCAGCCGCTCCCTTCCCGGACTAGGACAATAAAGTAGGGAGGGGGAGATTATTTCTCTTTATGTTCCAAAGCGGTGCTGGCTTTCCAGAGCCTTGGTCACTATCCCTTAAACAGGCACCACTGTTCAGACCTCTCCCCACATCATCTCGCCCTTCTCGTTCGTTTTTTTACAGCTGTCTCAACTTCTCCGGAGTCCCTGAATCAATCTCTTCCCACTGAGGACAGCTTGCTGTCAAAAGGTGGGTGTCCAAGCCTGTGGGAGAACGACCTAGCGGAAGGATAAAGCCagcacaggggaggggaggggtcctTTCACACTACCAGCAGAGGGCCAGTTGAAGTCCCGCTAACCTCCGTGGTGTCTCTGGGGGTTCCTATGGTCTTTTTGCCTGTTATCCCGCAAAGCCCGAATCCAGCTTTAAGGTGTCCTACCCCAGTTGGGTAAGAAGACCCAAATAGGTGTATGTGAATGTGCGTGCGAGGCTGGAAGGGAAACACTGTACACATGGAAGCCATTACAGGATTCCAGAGCCCGGACCACCCCTTAGCCACAAGTGTCCTGCTAGAGAAATTTTCGGAGGGATTCCCTTCTCTAAAGGCAAAGGGCTCTACTTTGGAAATACCTGGGTCAGAAGGCTTGGAGGGAGGGCCAGGGGCAGGGGCGTGGTCACTGTGAAGCCTCTGTCCCCACAGAGAATGTGGAGGAGAGCTACGAAGAGAATGTCCTAGGTTGCTGGTCTCTTTATAATAGTCATATGGACTCTGTCAAGGACTGGTGCAACTGGACTTTGATTAGCAGGTAGGGGCAGTGTTGAAGGGTGGCTCGGGCCAGGTGTGGGGCCCACACTCCTTGTGGGTGGACCTTGAGTgaatgtgggatgcccctctccCTGCGCCCAACCCTTCCCTCACTCAAATCCTCTACCGCTCCCTTCCCAAGGCATTACAGTGACCTGCAGTATTGCTTGGAGTACTTTGCGGACCGGTTTGGCCTGGGTTTCCCAAACCCTTTGGCAGAAAGGCTCATCTTGGAGACTCACCTGATACACTTTGCCAACTGCTCCCTGGTGCAGCCCACCTTCTCCGATCCCCCAGAGGATGTGCTCTTAGCCATGATCATCGCTCCCATCTGCCTCATCCCTTTCCTGGTCACTCTTGTAGTGTGGAGGAGTAAAGACAGCGATGGCCAGGCCTAGGGGGGGGTGGCTGGTCCTCGGCAGCCatattttccctttcctctgctgGAACCGGGAATCTCTCCTCGCCTCTCTTCCCGTTTCTCACTCTCACCTTTCCCACAGACCTTTGGATTGGTGGAAATGGAAGCCAAGTTCAGTCACGGCACAATTTCTGTagtccttaaaattaaaaaaaaatatgtgtttttGTACAATATTCTCTTTTTCGTGGGCTCTGTGTCCATGACCTTCTATGGAGCGTCGTTCCTGGGAACAGGGCTTGCTGTTTGTCATTTCACCTGCCCTCTGCTGCCATAGGAAGACCATGTTCCTATAGTCTTTCCTCCCAGGGAGGGGCCTTTCCTGCCCCTATCCAAACCCAGCTCCAGGAAACCAGCAGGAAGAGACTCCCTTCCGGTCAGGACAGCAGCTGGGGGCCTTTAGTTGGGGAGCTGTGGGAGGAGGGGCAAAAAATCTCTACCGTGATTCCTGTAAGGAAGAAAGGCAACCCAGGAACCCAGCTTTGCCCTTtctttgtgcctcagtttactccagagacagaaagaagaagaaatatgatTACCAGCAGGAATTTATCCTTCAGGACCTCAGAACTGAGGCCTAAGGCCGTGGGGGTTTCCTCTATAAGAGTCTGaggtcgcccccccccccaggttccTGGCCTTCATCCCACATCCTCTTAGCCTCATCATGGCCACACACTGCCCCCTGGTGTCCACTAAAGTCAGCAACCAGGGAATGTATGGGATCTAGAGGAAGCTCCAGGCTGAGGAACTCTGGACCCTGGCTGGGGCTCAGAAACATGTTATCTCCTCAAGAGCCAAGTTCTTAGCTGGGCCCTTGTATAAGCTTCTTGGGAAGTATGGATAGGATGCTCCGTTGACAAATCTACTCTCTCTGTGAGCAGTGTTTCATCTCCACCCTTCCAGAGCTACACTTGCCAGGTTCCCCCAAACACAGGCAAAGCCGCTCTCCTTTCCACGCAAACATCTGACTATCTTTTGCAGCACTCTCAGCTTCTTTTGAGGCTGCTGTTTTCCCTGCTGAAATGTCTGCTTCCCTAAATAGTGCACGTCTACGTCCGGGCACACGCCTATCTGTTTTACAGATACATGCCTGTGTTTCTTGGAACCTACCGACGTGTTGTTAAAGATATACTTCTCCCAGGCCACATCTGTCAcctaaagatttttgttttgtttttcaagacaaggtttctctgtgtagccctggctgtcctggaacttgttctgtagaccaggctgaccttgaactcagaaatccacccgagtctgcctcccaagtgctgggagtaaaggcgtgtgccaccacagaccAGTAACCTAACGATGCTTTTTTAGTTTTCAGCTGGGATAATATTTGCTCTATTTCCATGAATACATATCtgtctttattcattttactACTGTGTGCTAGGGGCCTGCTGCTGTAAAAACAGTGGGCAGCATAACGTTGGAAAGGCAAGTTAGAGCAATTCTGGTTTCTACTCTAAATGGTTTTCATCCTCTGGGGAACTTGACACGTACAAATAAATGAGAAACATAGACCATACGGAGGTAGTCATGCAAGGGAAACAGCCCACATTAGCATCTGAGTGCAAAGGAAGCAGGGAAGGCTGTCTGGCTGAGAGGATCACAAGAGATGTGGTGTTAGACTTTCTGTCACTTGTGACAAAAATCCCAGCCAAAGCAAAAGCAACTTCAAGGAGCAAAGGAgcaaaggtgtttttttttttttggttgttttttgttttttttttttccttaatgatCCAGAGTATGGCCACTTGGCTTCATTGTTTCTGGGGCCATGGTGAGGCAAGAACATTACAGCAGGGAACATGTGACCAAGCAGAACCCTCATGGAAGCTGGGAAGCAGAATGTGGCAGAGACTAGGGATAAGGTATACCTTTCTAGGgcatgcccacccccaccccccgccccgtGACCTACTTTCTCCACCAGGCTCTAtcttctttttgcttctttgttttgtttttccaagaaagggattctctctgtaacagtcctggccatcctggaactcgctctttagaccagtctggccttaaactcacagagatccacctgcctctgcctcctgagttctgggattacactACGACTTCTGGGCAAGAGCTAACAGACCATTCTGTCATAAATTCATTAATGAATTACCTGTGGATGAAGTTAGACTCCTCGTGATCTGAGCACCTCTCAATAACAAACACAGCTGGAGCCCAAGCCTTCAATACATAAACCTTCAGGGGAACATTTTCTATCCCAACCATAACATGTACTCGCAAAGGTGACTGCCGAGTTGTACATGCAAGGCATTAGGGAGAATGTATCGCCTAGAGTAGATAGTGAAAATGAGCAAGAATTAGGAATCCAGGAGTGAAGCCTGGCATTGTGGCCcacacttttgttgttgttgttgttttgtttttttcgagacagggtttctctgtgcaacttcGGAGTctgagtctgtcctggaactcactctgtagaccaggctggtctcaaactcacagagatccacctgcctctgcctcccaagtgctgggattaaaggtgtgtgctaccagtgTCCTGCTTGTGGCCCATGCCTTTCATTACAGCACTccaaaggtagaggcaggtggatctctgagtttgaggtcatcctggtctatgtagcaagttccaggccaaccagactTACATagtaagatactgtctcaaaaaacaaaacaaaacaaaaagcaaacaacaaaggCATTCATGagtgagaaaataaatatttggggctgaagagatgactcacagttaagagcactgactgctcatccagaggacccgggttcaattcccagcacccacatggcagttcacgcctgtctgtgactccaagatctgataccctcacacagacatgcatgcaagcaaaacaccaatgcacattaaaaataaataaattttttaaagaaaagaaaggtttagTCAAACTTATGAGTGGGAAAGTAGAAACTAATTATGAAGCAGGTATGATTAAAATCAATGAAGAGAATCTACTGGATTAGGTATGGGGGGGTGAAGAAGAAGTAGTTGGACTTGGGCCTTCAGGACTGACCTAAAGTAAAGGGtgctgggggctgaagagatagatcCAAGGTtgagtgctcactgctcttggagatgaccagagtttgattcccagcatccacgtcaGGCCACTCACaaacccctgtaactccagtcccagcggatcctcttttggtctccatgggcacttgCATAAATGTGTACgtacatgtacataaaataatgtctttttttaaaatatttatttatttattatgtatacaatattctgtctgtatgtctgcaggccagaagagggaaccagatctcattacagatggttgtgagccaccatgtggttgctgggaattgaactcaggacctttggcagaacaggcaatgctcttaaccactgagccatctctccagcccccaaaataatgtcttttttaaaaagaaagagaggatgttgccaggtgtggtagcagtGAACCTCTCTAATCTCAGCAAtcgggaagtggaggcaggaagataagaaGTAAAATAtcatcatctttggctacataaagagttccagacTATCTTGGGatgcatgagactctgtctcaaattaaaaagagagaaggaggggctggagaaatggctcagtggtttagagcactgcctgctcttccaaaggtcctgagttcaattcccggcaaccacatggtggctcacaaccatctgtaatgaggtctggtgtcctcttctggcctgcagacatacacacagacagaatattgtatacataataaataaatatttttttttaaaaaagagagaaggaaaagaaaagaaagaaatgtttaacatgaGGTAACAATGGGACAAATCATTATATCTCAGAGAGAATCAACAGTGGgacgggggaggggagaaa
Coding sequences:
- the Ramp2 gene encoding receptor activity-modifying protein 2 — protein: MLGVSTRREVKPGFWGYRGAVQPHRPSWKEEWAKARQAERGSGARRGCGSDSPCSPPPTWPPPSQPLRGSGAASCGSGRGYRLPRPGQLSSSAPPRLLAQGAMARFLEERAPGGSQLARIRAGRPAALRLPPLLLLLLLLGAVSTSPESLNQSLPTEDSLLSKENVEESYEENVLGCWSLYNSHMDSVKDWCNWTLISRHYSDLQYCLEYFADRFGLGFPNPLAERLILETHLIHFANCSLVQPTFSDPPEDVLLAMIIAPICLIPFLVTLVVWRSKDSDGQA